A window of Phaseolus vulgaris cultivar G19833 chromosome 4, P. vulgaris v2.0, whole genome shotgun sequence genomic DNA:
acaatgacgaatgtctggtaaaaatttcagactaaaatacccaaggagtaaggcgcagtaagtcccagaccgagagtgaacaaaatcgattttccgaaaacaaaacgtccagGGTTTTCTTCCGCgtttcttctttctgtgatttgtttatggacgcacctccttacctgggtgcaaaaaacatacgaaagtacttgtgtgaatttttttatcgcaatacggacccggaaaaaaattgcagaaagtagggcgaagttccacaagttttgctagaggatagcatTGGTTTgcaaaaatttatgaaaaattctcctgaaatggtttttacttgaaattccgcgtaagaatctccaaagagtttgggacaaaacgcgacagatttcaggtcaaacggatgagtattcacccaggaaaaaaatcaaacagtttcacacacgaacgaaccttcctttcagcccgtgCAGTGATGAATTagaaatttattgcgaatcttgtggcaCGAGTCTGGGGCTAAAATCTCAGCTAacactcaatagacacaatgacgaatgtttggtaaaaatttcagaccaaaatacccaaggagtaaggcgcagtaagtcccagacagtgagtgaacaaaaccggttttccaaaaacaaaacttccttgattttcttccccgtatcttctttctgtgatttgtttatggacgtgccttcTTACCTgcgtgcaaacaacatatgaaagtacgtgtgtgaattttttcagcgcaatacggacctgaaaaaaaagagtagaaagtagggcgaaatttcacaagttttggtagagaaCATAGCCTtgatttgcacaaaatttctgaaaaattctcccgaaatggttttttcctgaaattccgcgtaagaatatccactgaatttgggacaaaacgcgacagatttcaggtcaaacggatgagtattcaccaaagaaataaatcaaacagtttcacacacaaacgaacattCCTTTCAGCCTAGGCAGTGATGATAagaaatttattgcgaatcttgtgggacgagtcaggggctcaaatctcagccaaacctcaatagacacaatgacgaatgtctggtaaaatatttggaccaaaatacccaaggaataaggcgcagtaagtctcAGATCgaaagtgaacaaaaccggttttctgaaaacaaaacgtcttggcttttcttccccgtatcttccttctgtgatttgtttatggccgtgcctccttacctgggtgcaaaaacttacgaaagtacttgtgtaaattttttcagcgcaatacggactcggaaaaaatttgcagaaagtagggcgaaatttcacatgttttgctagaggatagccttggtttgcacgaaatttctgaaaaattctcccgaaatggtttttcctgaaatttcgCGTAAAAatatccactgaatttgggagaAAACGCGACAgctttcaggtcaaacggatgtgtattcacctaggaaaaaaatcaaacagtttcacacacaaatgaaccttcctttcagcccgggcagtgataaataagaaatttattgcgaatcttgtgggacgagtctggggctcaaatctcagccaaaactcaatagacacattgacgaatgtctggtaaacatttgagaccaaaatacccaaggagtaaggcgcaatAAATCGCAgactgagagtgaacaaaaccggttttccgaaaacaaaacataCTGGCTTTTCTTctccgtatcttctttctgtgatttgtttatggacatgcctccttacctggatgcaaacaacatacgaaagtacttgtgtgaattttttcagcgcaatacggaccaagaaaaaaattgcagaaagtagggcgaaatttcacaagttttgctagaggatagccttggtttgcacgaaatttctgaaaaattctcccgaaatggttttttcctgaaattccgcgtaagaataTCCACTGAATTtcggacaaaacgcgacagctttcaggtcaaacggatgtgtattcacccaggaaaaaaatcaaacagtttcacacacaaacgaaccttccttccaGCCCGTGCAGTGATGAATAagaaatttattgcgaatcttgtgctTCGACTCTGGGGCTAAAATCTCAGCTAAAattcaatagacacaatgacgaatgtctggtaaaattttcagaccaaaatacccaaggagtaaggcgcagtaagtcccagaccgagagtcaACAAAACCCATTTTCCGATAACAAAACGTCCAGGGTTTTCTTCCACgtttcttctttctgtgatttgtttatggacatgcctccttacctggatgcaaacaacatacgaaagtacttgtgtgaattttttcagcgcaatacggaccaagaaaaaaattgcagaaagtagtgcgaaatttcacaagttttgctagaggatagccttagtttgcacaaaatttctgaaaaattctcccgaaatggtttttcCCTAAAATTgcgcgtaagaatctccactgaatttgggacaaaacgcgacagatttagggtcaaacggatgagtattcacccaggaaaaaaatcaaacaatttcacaccCAAACGATCCTTCCTTTCAGCATAGGCAGTgatgataaaaaatttattgcgaatcttgtgggacgagtcaGGGGCTCAAATGTCAGCCAAacctcaatagacacaatgacgaatgtctggtaaaaatttcggACCATAatacccaaggaataaggcgcagtaagtcctagaccgaaagtgaacaaaaccggttttccgaaaacaaaatgtcctggcttttcttccccgtatcttctttctgtgatttgtttatggacgtgcttCCTTACCTGGgagcaaacaacatacgaaagtactcttctgaattttttcagcgcaatacggactcGAAATTTttttgcagaaagtagggcgaaatttcacaagttttgctagaggatagccttagTTTGCAcgaaatttctgaaaaattctcccgaaatggtttttcctgaaatttcgCGTAAAatatccactgaatttgggagaAAACGCGACAgctttcaggtcaaacggatgtgtattcacctaggaaaaaaatcaaacagtttcacacacaaatgaaccttcctttcaacccggGCAGTGATAAATAAGAAATTtgttgcgaatcttgtgggacgagtctggggctcaaatctcagccaaaactcaatagacacattgacgaatgtctggtaaacatttgagaccaaaatacccaaggagtaaggcgcaatAAATCGCAgactgagagtgaacaaaaccggttttccgaaaacaaaacataCTGGCTTTTCTTctccgtatcttctttctgtgatttgtttatggacatgcctccttacctggatgcaaacaacatacgaaagtacttgtgtgaattttttcagcgcaatacggaccaagaaaaaaattgcagaaagtagggcgaaatttcacaagttttgctagaggatgaccttagtttgcacaaaatttctgaaaaattctcccaaaatggTTTTTCCCTAAAATTgcgcgtaagaatctccactgaatttgggacaaaacgcgacaaatttagggtcaaacagatgagtattcacccaggaaaaaaatcaaacaatttcacaccCAAACGATCCTTCCTTTCAGCATAGGCAGTGATGATAagaaatttattgcgaatcttgtgggacgagtcaGGGGCTCAAATGTCAGCCAAacctcaatagacacaatgatgaatgtctggtaaaaattttggaccaaaatactcaaggaataaggcgcagtaagtcccagaccgaaagtgaacaaaaccagttttccgaaaacaaaacatcctgacttttcttccccgtatcttctttctgtgatttgtttatggacgtgcttCCTTACCTGGgagcaaacaacatacgaaagtactcttctgaattttttcagcgcaatacggacccgaaATTTttttgcagaaagtagggcgaaatttcacaagttttgctagaggatagccttggtttgcacgaaatttctgaaaaattctcccgaaatggttttttctgaaattctgcGTAAGAATATCCACTGAATTtcggacaaaacgcgacagctttcaggtcaaatggatgtgtattcacccaggaaaaaaatcaaacagtttcacacacaaacgaaccttccttccaGCCCGTGCAGTGATGAATAagaaatttattgcgaatcttgtgctTCGACTCTGGGGCTAAAATATCAGCTAAAattcaatagacacaatgacgaatgtctggtaaaattttcagaccaaaatacccaaggagtaaggcgcagtaagtcccagaccgagagtcaACAAAACCCATTTTCCGATAACAAAACGTCCAGGGTTTTCTTTCGCgtttcttctttctgtgatttgtttatggacatgcctccttacctagatgcaaacaacatacgaaagtacttgtgtgaattttttcagcgcaatacggaccaagaaaaaaattgcagaaagtagggcgaaagtTCAAAAGTTTTGCTAGAGAATAGCCTTAGTTtacacaaaatttctgaaaaattctcccgaaatggtttttcCCTAAAATTgcgcgtaagaatctccactgaatttgggacaaaacgcgacagatttagggtcaaacggatgagtattcacctaggaaaaaaatcaaacaatttcacaccCAAACGATCCTTCCTTTCAGCATAGGCAGTGATGATAAGAAATTTATTgtgaatcttgtgggacgagtcaGGGGCTCAAATGTCAGCCAAacctcaatagacacaatgacgaatgtctggtaaaaatttcggACCATAatacccaaggaataaggcgcagtaagtcccagaccgaaagtgaacaaaaccggttttccgaaaacaaaatgtcctagCTTTttttccccgtatcttctttctgtgatttgtttatggacgtgcttCCTTACCTGGgagcaaacaacatacgaaagtacttttctgaattttttcagcgcaatacggactcggaaaaaatttgcagaaagtagggcgaaatttcacatgttttgctAGAGggtagccttggtttgcacgaaatttctgaaaaattctcccgaaatggtttttcctgaaatttcgCGTAAAAatatccactgaatttgggagaAAACGCGACAgctttcaggtcaaacggatgtgtattcacctaggaaaaaaatcaaacagtttcacacacaaatgaaccttcctttcagcccgggcagtgataaataagaaatttattgcgaatcttgtgggacgagtctggggctcaaatctcagccaaaactcaatagacacattgacgaatgtctggtaaacatttgagaccaaaatacccaaggagtaaggcgcaatAAATCGCAgactgagagtgaacaaaaccggttttccgaaaacaaaacataCTGGCTTTTCTTctccgtatcttctttctgtgatttgtttatggacatgcctccttacctggatgcaaacaacatacgaaagtacttgtgtgaattttttcagcgcaatacggaccaagaaaaaaattgcagaaagtagggcgaaatttcacaagttttgctagaggatagccttggtttgcacaaaatttctgaaaaattctcccgaaatggttttgtccttaaattgcgcgtaagaatctccacagAATTTGGGACAatacgcgacagatttcaggttaAACGGATGTGTATTCAcccaagaaaaaaatcaaacagtttcacacacaaacgaaccttcctttcagcccggtTAGTGATGAATAagaaatttattgcgaatcttgtgggacgattccggggctcaaatctcaggcAGAAcgcaatagacacaatgacgaatgccTGGTAAAATTACAAACCAAAAtgcccaaggagtaaggtacagtaagtcccagactgagagtgaacaaaaccggttttccgaaaacaaagtGTCCTGGCGTTTcctccccgtatcttctttctgtgattcgtttatggacgtgcctccttacctgggtgcaaacaacacacgaaattacttgtgtgaattttttcagcacaATACGGACCCGAAagaaaattgcagaaagtagggcgaaatttcacaagtttttctAGAGGATAGCTTTGGTTTGcataaaatttctgaaaaattctcccagaattgttttttcttgaaattacctgttagaatctccactgaatttgggacaaaacgccacagatttcaagtcaaacggatgagtattcacccagaaaaaaatcaaacagtttcacacacaaacgaaccttcctttcagcctgggcaatgatgaataagaaatttattgcgtatcttgtgggacgagtctggggctcaaatctcagccaaaactcaatagacacaatgactaatgtctggtaaaaatttcagaccaaaatacccaaggagtaagccGAAGTAAGttccagaccgagagtgaacaaaaccgaaATTTGACAcgtttgtcccaaattcagtggagattatTACGTGGAGTttcaagaaacaaatattttgggagaattttttagaaattttgtgcaaaccaagggtatcctctaccaaaacttgtgaaatttcgccctactttctgcaatttttttccgagtccgtattgtgctgaaaaaattcgcacaagtactttcgtatgttgtttgcacccaggtaaggaggcacgtccataaacaaatcacagaaagaagatacggggaagaaaagccaggacgctttgttttcggaaaaccggttttgtttactctcggtctgggacttactgcgtcttactccttgggtatattggtctgaaatttttaccagacattcgtcattgtgtctattgagttttggctgatatttgagccccagactcgtcccacaagatttgcaataaatttcttattcaccactgcccgggctgaaatgaaggttcgtttgtgtgtgaaactgtttgatttttttcctgggtgaatactcatacgtttgacctgaaatctgtcgcgttttgtcccaaattcagtggagattcttacgcggaatttcaggaaaaaaccatttcgagagaatttttcagaaattttgttcAAACCATGgttatcctctagcaaaacttgtgaaatttcgcccaattttctgcaatttttttccgggtccgtattacgctgaaaaaattcacacaagtactttcgtatgttgtttgcacccaggtaaggaggcacgtccataaacgaatcacagaaagaagatatggggaagaaaagccagaacGTTTTGtgttcggaaaaccggttttgttcactctcggtctgggacttactgcgccttactccttgggtattttggtctgaaatttttaccaggcATTCCTCATTgtttctattgagttttggctgagatttgagccccagactcgtcccacacgattcgcaataaattttttattcatcactgcccgggctgaaaggagggttcttttgtgtgtgaaactatttgatttttttcgtgggtgaatactcatccgtttgacccaaaatttgtcgcgttttgtcccaaattcagtagAGATTCTTACGTGCCTGTAACAACTAGTCAGACTCTCtactataattaaaaatataaaattaataaataagaattaatattaaaataactcTAATTAGGTAAAtctcaattaaaaaatacatcattatattccaaaaatatattattaaaactttaaatataaataaaattatgttcgTCCCAAAAAGTTTGTGTGCCATCAAAATGGAATGTTCTGACTActctctttaattttcttttcctttaattgaaaaataaaataagcaaATATTTAGAAGCCATTATTGAAGttggttttcaagaaagaaCTGGAGCCAGCTTTCTTGACAAATCCCGATGGAGTAGGGATAAAATTCTCTTATTGGAAACATTAACGTCGTCTACAGaggaaataaaatttgtttgactaaataaaatttatttacaattttttaaatattttttgaaaattatttcaattgattttaaaatcatagttatatgtttaatatactAAATTTATCAACAAAATAATCAAGTTCACAAATTATTTAACAAATGCACATTCAACAATGGGGGTAGCAATGGATACTTTAACTCTTAAACATGAAtatctatgtatttatttataaccatgcgtttttacatttttttaatttcaataactcaacttaaaaatatattattttaaaaaaaaaattaaaactaaaaatagaatatatacaattattttaagTATGGTTAGataaaattatctaattaaaaaattgcaaaaaaGATGCGCCTATCTTCATGTGTTTTAACCCTTTTAttacaatgaaaaaaatatgtacttaaaatattattaaaattataaatatatatacatatgtataaaataattatattttattaactttataatattttttgttttattattgtaactaataaaattaattatatttataagaataaaaaaataaaagagtagtTACAAAACACTATTTCTATTGATTATGATGTATAGACTAAATATCAGTTACAAAATAGAAtcctttttatataattattatatatataaatattaaatataaaattatctaattaaaaaataacttaaaaaatgattaaaaaaatgcattCCTTATACTTATATGGTATAGATAATTAAGTTTGAAGAAGAATTTGACTTGAATTCACAACCTTTACGACAACTAAATTTAATATCACTTGCATCAAGAACATATTCAATACTAAGAGGGATTTGAAAAATTTCTTaagaagtaataatttattaagaatCAGTCATATTTTTTCtgctttttattttctatttctgcACCTTTTTTTAGAAGATCTTTTATTTATCTatcttttcaaaatataatatattttaataattttcttcctTTCCACATAATTCCTTTTAAACCACACAACTTGACACcacattataatatttaaaattaaaataaattaaatataattaaaatattattttattatgttttttactGGTTGTTGTGTTAATATATCATCATCcaatttctaaatattttacaaaCTCGTCACAAATAAAAGGcaataataatacaaattataattactTCTAATATAACTCAGTTTCTCagtcaaatttaatatttaaagattaaaaaaatatttttcaattttaaaaaaacaaaaaaaaatgctttGAAATTTGGAATATCTAAATGAAAATTAGACTCAATTGAACTGAAACTATACTAAACATTTTCCAAATGAAGTAATGTCCTTTAGCTTTTGTTTTGTGGAATCAGACACATTAGCCAGCAAGACATtgttccaatattctatggttTCACATGTGCAATACCTGATTCATTGTTGGATCATAATGTCACATAATCATacttcttctctcttttttctctgtGACTTACAGCTAAGTAATAACTAGCATTTTTCTTTGAGAGAAAAAAGGTTTTATGTTATTCTTTTTAATGTTATTCTTTAATCCTAACTGAACTTTTAGATAATGTTTTAATACACCATTTATTACACAAACAATGAAAATGAGATTTCATTCTGTTGgaaaaacaacacaaacaacTCTTTAAAATTCTTCCAAGTAAAATTTTCTGTTTATAATTTATACAAGCCTTTAATGAAAGCTTTTATTTGGTGGAttatgcaaacaaaatttcaaattttgattGGAAGAAAGTGTATCTGAATTTTGTCTAAACAGTGCTATATTTATTGGTTCAGAGCATTAGTAGCATAACTCCTGAAAACAAAACTCAGTTTATCCAATTGCATTCTCTGTGACTATACTATAGAAAAGTATGAACAAACATTACAAAATCTTTTTGTTCTGTCTATAAAAAAACCAGAACAAATGAATGagatgaaccaatataaaattatgTGCTAAAAGGATGAATTTATTGTGCCAGTAGCAGCAATTCTCTTCTGTTGAGGGGGTATATAGAGATCATAAGGTGCCCAAAGGAAGTCCACTGAGCAAGGCTTCTTAGCATCAAGCCTTGTCCATGGTTTCCCTTTACCACTCCAATGTAGCAAACTCACAGAACCAGGATGCAAAGTCCTACAACTGTTTCTAAGATTGTCCCCTCCTAGGCCATGTTGGTTCCATCTATGCTCAATAGCCTCAACATCACCACCAAAAACTAACAAAAAGGGAGGGAGTGACCCTAACATATAGATCCTTCTCTCCTTTTGAATCTCCATCCACTTCTCAATCTTCCTTGTGTAGTCACCCTCTCTCCACCTCAACAAGTCCACCACCATCACCCCAGTGTTGAAGTAGCAAGGCCTTTTCCCTTGAAACACCTCAGAAAACTCAGCACTGGACCAAAACTCATAGGAGAAGTATCTGGTGAAGTTTGCATGGCAATATTCAGGAGCACCAATGACCCTTGACCCTGACAATGGAACCTTCCAAAGCTCTTGAACATCATCAACAACTATAACATCAGAGTCCAAGTATATAACCCTCTCAATGCAGGGATCAAGCAAATCAGCCAGGTAACTTCTTGCATAGTTAAGAGGGTTGTCAAGTGCTTGCCTAATAGAAGGAGATATGAGATTGCCAACTAGACTTTCCTCAAACACATGAACTTCAAATCTCAAGGAAGGAAAGGAGGTGTGAACAATCCTTTCAAACTCATCCCTGCTCTCCAATCTTGCATCTGATGCAATGAAGTGAAAGAACAGATTCTGAGGGCAGGAAGTGTGTTTCACAACAGAGTGCAGGGCAGCAATAGACCCTCTCAAGTAGTGCCAATCAATGGTCATTGCAATATGCACAAGTGAAGGGTCACATGATGCCATTGCCACATTGCTTGTATCAAGCAGAGAACACTTTTTCTGGTTTCTGTATTCTGGGGCCTCTCTGAATTGCACAAAGGAAGCAACTTCAACCTCAGTTTCATAACCATTTTCTCTGGCAAAAGATCTAATTCCCTTGGCTTGACAGAGAAGAAAGCAAGCTGAGAACACAAGCACAAATGATCTAGAGAGAAACATCACTATTCACCACTACCCTTTTCAATTGAGAGAACAAAATGAATCGAGAAAAGAAAAACTGAGAGAATTGGATTTGACAAAGCAAGAGAAAAGGCAAAAGGGTATATTTTTATGTACATATATAAACAAATGGAACACAGGAACTGAAACGCGTTTGTGAGTAATATTTTTTGGTGAATAAGCGCGTTTTTTTATGATTTCGTGCGACCGAGTTAATTGAGTTCTACAAGGAACCTTCCTATTATGTGTTtcttgtgtgtgtgttttgaaTTATTCTAtgattgaaaagaaaaacattcGTTTAACCTTGGATGCTAAAACGTTTCTACTTTTTGAGTGAAAAACAATAACTGGTTTCACTTTCGGTTTGGTTCATAATGCGGGCTTTGTTTTTCACGAAAACAGtgtaacttttttttacaaattaccatttttggtatttttttatttatgaaaatggATAAATCGTAAATTATGTGAAGACTTTAGGTTGAAAAAAGAATCTAGTTGTATCCTACTAGTACGCAcgattttgttaattttattacaCAGAAATAGTAtgataatgtaattaattttaagCAAAATTATACATAACTTGTATGACTTAGTATGAAACAATAAAACTGAAGTGAAGTCCGTATAAGGTTCGGATACGcatcttaaatggtgtgtccgTATTGAACACCAACTCTCATAAGATACGTATAAGTGGaatgttaaa
This region includes:
- the LOC137836841 gene encoding probable galacturonosyltransferase-like 10, which encodes MFLSRSFVLVFSACFLLCQAKGIRSFARENGYETEVEVASFVQFREAPEYRNQKKCSLLDTSNVAMASCDPSLVHIAMTIDWHYLRGSIAALHSVVKHTSCPQNLFFHFIASDARLESRDEFERIVHTSFPSLRFEVHVFEESLVGNLISPSIRQALDNPLNYARSYLADLLDPCIERVIYLDSDVIVVDDVQELWKVPLSGSRVIGAPEYCHANFTRYFSYEFWSSAEFSEVFQGKRPCYFNTGVMVVDLLRWREGDYTRKIEKWMEIQKERRIYMLGSLPPFLLVFGGDVEAIEHRWNQHGLGGDNLRNSCRTLHPGSVSLLHWSGKGKPWTRLDAKKPCSVDFLWAPYDLYIPPQQKRIAATGTINSSF